The stretch of DNA AAACTCCCAATGATTCCCTTCCTGCAGAAGGAAGACTTGAGCCATATCTGGCCTGCAATTCCGGATGGCATCTCCAGTCGCTCCAGCGTTGAAACCAGAAAGAAGCTTCTGGACGGGATGTTGCCGTCTGTTCCATTACCACCTGGCAAACTGATCCTGCCAGCAGTAAGATCATATCCATTCGGTGTAAGCTGTTCCTCCCTGTAGTTGCTAACAATGAGTTTTCCCCTGGTTACAAGGGATCTTATCTCTGCGTCAGAAAGCATTCTGAAGTATAGCTGTGGACGAGATAATATGGTTTCTATTCATCGTGAGATACCAGATGGCCCATTTCCGGCCCGGATTCCGGGCAGAAATCTGTTAAGCAGCACATAGAAAACCATTGCAAGCACGAATGATACATAATAGCTGAGGTCCAC from Candidatus Sysuiplasma jiujiangense encodes:
- the dcd gene encoding dCTP deaminase, whose protein sequence is MLSDAEIRSLVTRGKLIVSNYREEQLTPNGYDLTAGRISLPGGNGTDGNIPSRSFFLVSTLERLEMPSGIAGQIWLKSSFCRKGIIGSFGLVDSGFRGELTLALYNATDAPVMVATGKGIAQITFIRMSSEPAQTYEQRSGNYQDQTGITTEPVKR